One Gaiellales bacterium genomic window, TCTCCTGCCTGGCGGTCTCGGAGCCGGGGTACCCCGCACGGCTGCGTGAGCTGCACGACCCGCCGCTTGCGCTCTTCACGCTCGGGCCCGGGACATCGGCGCTCGACTGGCCGGCCGCATCCGCGGCGATCGTCGGGTCGCGCCGGGCGGCGGAGGGCGGGCTCCGGCTGGCAGCGCGGCTGGCCGGCGGGGCTGCCGAGGCGGGCGGGCTGGTGGTCAGCGGCCTCGCGCTCGGGATCGACGCGGCGGCGCACGAGGGCGCGCTGGACGCCGGTGGAACGACCGTCGCGGTGCTGGGATGCGGGGTCGACGTGCCGTATCCGCGCCGCAACCGCGGGATCTACGCCCGGATCGCCGAGGCGGGGCTGGTGATCTCCGAGTATCCGCCCGGGACGCCGCCGGCGCCCTGGCGCTTTCCGGCACGCAATCGGCTGATCGCCGCGCTCGCCGACGTGACGGTCGTCGTCGAGGCGCGTGCGCGAAGCGGCGCCCTCATCACCGCCGATCATGCGCTCGACCTCGGCCGCGACGTGCTGGCCGTGCCGGGATCTCCCGGCATCGCCTCGGCGGCCGGGGCAAACGCGCTGCTGAAGGCCGGTGCCGGACTGATCGAGGGGCCGGAGGATCTCTGCACCTGGCTCGGCCTCGAGCCGCCTGCGGCACCTGAGCTCCCGGCGGATGGCCCGGACCGCCGCCTGCTCGAGGCGCTGGGCGAAGGGCCGGCACACCCGGATACGCTATCCGCCGCGCTTGGCGTTCCCGCGGGCACGGTCGTCGCAGGGCTGGCACGGCTCGAGCTGGACGGTCGCGTCGCGCGGGACGGGCAGGGACGGTGGCGGGCCGGGTAGGCTCCG contains:
- the dprA gene encoding DNA-processing protein DprA gives rise to the protein MSAVDELRVVLAGAASGVDPGRLARRHGAAALLRAAPAALERMGALPALIDALRLARESDIGAYRRELQARGISCLAVSEPGYPARLRELHDPPLALFTLGPGTSALDWPAASAAIVGSRRAAEGGLRLAARLAGGAAEAGGLVVSGLALGIDAAAHEGALDAGGTTVAVLGCGVDVPYPRRNRGIYARIAEAGLVISEYPPGTPPAPWRFPARNRLIAALADVTVVVEARARSGALITADHALDLGRDVLAVPGSPGIASAAGANALLKAGAGLIEGPEDLCTWLGLEPPAAPELPADGPDRRLLEALGEGPAHPDTLSAALGVPAGTVVAGLARLELDGRVARDGQGRWRAG